One genomic segment of Mycoplasmopsis agalactiae PG2 includes these proteins:
- the gap gene encoding type I glyceraldehyde-3-phosphate dehydrogenase produces MKRVAINGFGRIGRLALRYLLDTNNKEVEIVAVNDLTEPKMLAHLLKYDTAFGPLKADVVVKDDAFIVNGKEIKVFSEKDPALLPWKELNIDIVLECTGFFVKKDLAHKHIDAGAKKVIISAPAGKDVKTVVYGVNHEILSADDEIISGASCTTNCLAPVVKVLVDNFGIENGFMTTVHSFTGDQMLQDGPHRKGDLRRARAAGHNIVPSSTGAAKAIGLVVPEADGKLDGFALRVPTITGSFVDLSVQLTKQPSVEEVNAAFEKAASLSLKYETDPIVSSDLIGSHYGSIFDSTLTKIKESNGYRIYKIFAWYDNEMSYTAQLIRTLTYFAKLTK; encoded by the coding sequence ATGAAAAGAGTCGCTATCAATGGTTTTGGACGTATAGGTCGTCTCGCCCTTCGTTACCTTTTAGATACAAATAATAAAGAAGTAGAAATTGTTGCAGTTAATGACTTAACTGAACCAAAAATGCTTGCGCACTTATTAAAATATGACACTGCTTTTGGCCCATTAAAGGCTGATGTAGTTGTTAAGGATGATGCTTTTATTGTAAATGGCAAAGAAATCAAGGTATTTTCTGAAAAAGATCCTGCCTTACTGCCTTGAAAAGAACTTAATATTGATATTGTTTTAGAATGTACAGGTTTTTTTGTTAAAAAAGATCTTGCTCACAAACACATAGATGCTGGTGCTAAGAAAGTTATTATTTCAGCTCCTGCTGGTAAAGATGTAAAAACTGTTGTTTATGGTGTAAACCATGAAATTCTATCTGCTGATGATGAAATTATCTCAGGTGCTTCATGTACAACAAACTGTTTAGCTCCTGTAGTTAAGGTTTTAGTAGATAACTTTGGTATTGAAAATGGATTCATGACCACAGTTCACTCATTTACAGGTGATCAAATGCTTCAAGATGGTCCACACCGTAAGGGTGACTTGCGCCGTGCTCGTGCTGCTGGACATAACATTGTTCCTTCTTCAACTGGGGCAGCTAAGGCAATCGGACTTGTTGTTCCTGAAGCTGACGGTAAACTTGATGGTTTTGCACTTCGTGTACCAACAATCACTGGTTCATTTGTTGACTTATCAGTTCAATTAACTAAGCAACCTTCTGTTGAGGAAGTCAATGCAGCATTTGAAAAAGCAGCAAGCTTATCACTTAAATACGAAACAGATCCTATTGTTTCCTCAGACCTGATAGGTTCACACTATGGTTCAATATTTGATTCAACATTAACAAAAATCAAAGAATCAAATGGCTACAGAATTTATAAAATTTTTGCATGATATGACAATGAAATGTCTTATACAGCTCAATTAATAAGAACACTAACTTATTTTGCAAAGTTAACTAAGTAA